A genomic window from Archaeoglobus profundus DSM 5631 includes:
- a CDS encoding 30S ribosomal protein S17e, whose translation MGTVKPAYIKNIAMELLRKYPEVWTGDFDVNKKLVQELTNIKSKKVRNRVAGYITRKVNRGWVNV comes from the coding sequence ATGGGCACGGTCAAGCCAGCTTATATCAAGAATATAGCGATGGAGCTGTTGAGAAAGTATCCCGAAGTGTGGACGGGAGATTTCGATGTCAACAAGAAGTTGGTTCAGGAATTAACAAACATAAAGAGCAAGAAGGTCAGGAACAGAGTGGCCGGATACATAACAAGGAAGGTAAACAGAGGGTGGGTAAATGTTTGA